In a genomic window of Hippoglossus stenolepis isolate QCI-W04-F060 chromosome 17, HSTE1.2, whole genome shotgun sequence:
- the hey1 gene encoding hairy/enhancer-of-split related with YRPW motif protein 1 isoform X2 yields MKRNHDFSSSDSELDETIEVEKESADENGNMSSPLGSMSPTTSTQVQARKRRRGIIEKRRRDRINNSLSELRRLVPSAFEKQGSAKLEKAEILQMTVDHLKMLHAAGGKGYFDAHALAMDYRGLGFRECLAETARYLSIIEGLDSTDPLRIRLVSHLNNYASQREAHSGLSHLAWGSAFGSPPAHLAHSLLMQHQQGASLAPLPRSATSSPQTPLSSTSTSSTSSSPSSSSSVAETHIPGRRSTSATTHSDQGLIRVPPTTAAPTTILHPALVPSSVSKLSPPLLSSLSAFPFPFSAFPLISPATISPPGPTSSVGKPYRPWGMEIGAF; encoded by the exons ATGAAGAGGAACCACGACTTCAGCTCCTCGGACAGCGAACTGGACGAGACCAtcgaggtggagaaggagagcgCAGATGAAAATGG gaACATGAGCTCCCCCCTTGGCTCCATGTCTCCAACCACATCCACTCAGGTGCAGGCGAGGAAGAGGCGTCGAGGA ATTATCGAGAAAAGGCGTCGAGACCGGATCAACAACAGCCTCAGTGAGCTCCGGAGACTCGTCCCCAGCGCCTTTGAGAAACAG GGCTCAGCCAAACTGGAGAAAGCAGAGATCCTGCAGATGACTGTTGACCACCTGAAGATGCTTCATGCAGCCGGAGGCAAAG GCTACTTCGACGCCCATGCCCTGGCGATGGACTACAGGGGTCTGGGTTTCAGGGAGTGCCTGGCGGAGACGGCCCGCTACCTGAGTATAATCGAAGGCCTGGACAGCACGGACCCTCTGCGGATCCGTCTGGTCTCCCACCTGAACAACTACGCCAGCCAGAGGGAGGCTCACTCCGGCCTGAGCCACCTGGCGTGGGGCTCTGCCTTCGGATCCCCTCCGGCCCACCTCGCCCACTCCCTCCTCATGCAGCACCAACAGGGCGCATCTCTGGCACCTCTACCCCGCAGCGCCACCAGCAGCCCGCAGACTCCACTGTCGTCTACGTCCACctcgtccacctcctcctcgccgTCGTCCTCCTCGTCGGTGGCAGAGACTCACATCCCGGGGAGACGCAGCACCAGCGCCACCACACACTCAGATCAAGGCCTCATCAGGGTGCCCCCCACGACGGCCGCCCCTACCACCATCCTGCACCCGGCCCTGGTCCCCTCATCAGTGTCAAagctctcccctcctctcctctcctccctctcggCGTTCCCCTTCCCCTTCAGCGCCTTCCCCCTCATCTCCCCCGCCACCATCAGCCCCCCAGGCCCAACATCCAGTGTGGGGAAACCCTACAGACCCTGGGGTATGGAGATAGGAGCGTTCTGA
- the stmn2b gene encoding stathmin-2b encodes MAKTAIAYKEKMKEISVLSLICSCLYPETRKNIMGDFQDMDIKPINKRASGQAFEVILKPPSPVCDVAHCVTSPPKRDISLEDIQKKLEAAEDRRRSQEAQVLQALAEKREHERDVLLKAMEENNNFSRMAEEKLNMKMEQIEENRMAYLAAIMERLQDKEKHAQEVRRNKELREELTA; translated from the exons ATGGCTAAGACCGCAATCG CTTACaaagagaagatgaaggagatCTCAGTTCTCTCACTTATCTGCTCTTGTCTGTATCCGGAGACCCGCAAAAACATCATGGGCGACTTCCAAG ACATGGACATCAAGCCCATTAACAAGCGAGCCTCAGGCCAGGCCTTTGAGGTCATCCTGAAGCCGCCCTCCCCCGTGTGCGATGTGGCCCACTGCGTCACCAGCCCCCCGAAGAGGGACATTTCCCTGGAGGACATCCAGAAGAAGCTGGAGGCAGCTGAGGACCGGAGGAGA tcCCAGGAGGCGCAGGTACTCCAGGCCCTGGCTGAGAAACGGGAGCACGAGCGTGACGTGCTGCTCAAGGCCATGGAGGAGAACAACAACTTCAGCCGCATGGCCGAGGAGAAGCTCAACATGAAGATGGAGCAGATCGAGGAGAACCGGATGGCTTACCTGGCCGCCATTATGGAGCGCCTGCAGGACAAG gaaAAGCACGCTCAGGAGGTGCGCAGGAACAAGGAGTTGAGAGAAGAGCTAACAGCATGA
- the hey1 gene encoding hairy/enhancer-of-split related with YRPW motif protein 1 isoform X1: protein MKRNHDFSSSDSELDETIEVEKESADENGNMSSPLGSMSPTTSTQVQARKRRRGIIEKRRRDRINNSLSELRRLVPSAFEKQVFNYYCSNVPYTELTFKVWKYENTFIYLCSFGLFVFNLFFSPSLKGSAKLEKAEILQMTVDHLKMLHAAGGKGYFDAHALAMDYRGLGFRECLAETARYLSIIEGLDSTDPLRIRLVSHLNNYASQREAHSGLSHLAWGSAFGSPPAHLAHSLLMQHQQGASLAPLPRSATSSPQTPLSSTSTSSTSSSPSSSSSVAETHIPGRRSTSATTHSDQGLIRVPPTTAAPTTILHPALVPSSVSKLSPPLLSSLSAFPFPFSAFPLISPATISPPGPTSSVGKPYRPWGMEIGAF from the exons ATGAAGAGGAACCACGACTTCAGCTCCTCGGACAGCGAACTGGACGAGACCAtcgaggtggagaaggagagcgCAGATGAAAATGG gaACATGAGCTCCCCCCTTGGCTCCATGTCTCCAACCACATCCACTCAGGTGCAGGCGAGGAAGAGGCGTCGAGGA ATTATCGAGAAAAGGCGTCGAGACCGGATCAACAACAGCCTCAGTGAGCTCCGGAGACTCGTCCCCAGCGCCTTTGAGAAACAGGTATTTAACTACTACTGCTCTAACGTCCCTTATACAGAGCTCACTTTTAAAGTatggaaatatgaaaacacttttatttatttatgctcttttggtttatttgtatttaacttATTCTTCTCCCCCTCATTGAAGGGCTCAGCCAAACTGGAGAAAGCAGAGATCCTGCAGATGACTGTTGACCACCTGAAGATGCTTCATGCAGCCGGAGGCAAAG GCTACTTCGACGCCCATGCCCTGGCGATGGACTACAGGGGTCTGGGTTTCAGGGAGTGCCTGGCGGAGACGGCCCGCTACCTGAGTATAATCGAAGGCCTGGACAGCACGGACCCTCTGCGGATCCGTCTGGTCTCCCACCTGAACAACTACGCCAGCCAGAGGGAGGCTCACTCCGGCCTGAGCCACCTGGCGTGGGGCTCTGCCTTCGGATCCCCTCCGGCCCACCTCGCCCACTCCCTCCTCATGCAGCACCAACAGGGCGCATCTCTGGCACCTCTACCCCGCAGCGCCACCAGCAGCCCGCAGACTCCACTGTCGTCTACGTCCACctcgtccacctcctcctcgccgTCGTCCTCCTCGTCGGTGGCAGAGACTCACATCCCGGGGAGACGCAGCACCAGCGCCACCACACACTCAGATCAAGGCCTCATCAGGGTGCCCCCCACGACGGCCGCCCCTACCACCATCCTGCACCCGGCCCTGGTCCCCTCATCAGTGTCAAagctctcccctcctctcctctcctccctctcggCGTTCCCCTTCCCCTTCAGCGCCTTCCCCCTCATCTCCCCCGCCACCATCAGCCCCCCAGGCCCAACATCCAGTGTGGGGAAACCCTACAGACCCTGGGGTATGGAGATAGGAGCGTTCTGA